One Myxococcota bacterium genomic window, GCAGCTCGTTCGCGAAGTAGATCAGCACGTTGCGACAGAACACGAGGTCCATCGTCCCCAGTGCCGAGAAATCGTCCGCCAGGTTGCGACGCTCGAAGGCGACCATCTGCCGGATCTCGGGGCGCACTTCGAGCGCGTTTCCCCGTGTCGAGAAGTATCGCTCGCGCGCGTCCTCGGAGAGTCCACGCTTCGCGGCAAAGGCGTCGTAGCGCCCCGCCACCGCGGAGAAGATCGCAGAGGGAGAGATGTCCGAACCCAGGATTTCGAAACACGTCGCGTCGACGGGATCGTCCTGACGCGCGAGCCACCCCGCGACGGTCATCGCGACCGAGTAGGGCTCCTGGCCGGTCGAGCACCCGGCGCACCAGATTCGGATCTTGCCCGAGGCGCCATCGCGAAGCCGCTCGACGAAAATCGGCAGGAACACGTCCTCGAGGACGCGCCACGGGCCGTCGTCGCGAAACCACAGGGTCTCGTTGGTCGTCATCGCGTCGACCAGGCGCTCGCGCCACAGCGAGGCCTCGGGCCCCGACAGGTGCGCGAGAAGTGAGCCGTAGCTCTCCAATCCTTCCGACGTGACCAGGTCCGCCAGTCGCGTCTCGATCAGGTACGACTTGTCGGCAGCGATCGCGATCCCGGTCTCGCGTTGCAGGTACGCGCGCAGATCGTCGAACTCGGCGTCGCTGAGGTTCGGGGCACTCATGCGGGGTCGCCGCTCGCGAGCGCCTCGAGGCGCTCTCCGATGGCGTCGAGAGCGAGCACTTCGTCCACGACCCCGAGTTCCAACCCCGAGCGAGGGATACCCCACACGACGCTGCTCGCCTCGTCCTGTGCGAGGCAGTAGCTCGTGCTCGCCTCTTTCGTCGCCTGCACGCCGTGGGCACCGTCGGTCCCCATGCCGGTGAGCAACACGCTCAACACCGGCCGATCCACACGCCGGGCCGTCGATCGCAGGAAACGATCGATCGAGGGGCGGCCACCGTTCTCCGGCTCCCCCTCGAAGATCCGCAGGGTGAACTCGCCCTCCTCCCCGGCCCGGGGCCCGAGTTCGAGGTGGCGACCGCCGGGAGCGACGTAGACCCCACCGGCCCGCGCGCGGTCACCGGGCTGCACCTCTCGGACGGGCAAGGCGCAATCGGCGTTGAGCGAAAGGGCGAGCGAGCTCGTGAACCCCTCGGCCATGTGCTGGATCACCACGATCGGGAGCGGGAACGAAGGCGAGAGCGACGACAACACCGTCCGAAGTGCGCGCGGCCCCCCGGTCGAGACCCCCATCACGACCAGCTCGGGGGTCTCGGACAGCGATCCGGACCGCGGTTCGGGTGCGACAGGGCGCGGCTCGGACTCGGCCGCCGACACTGGCTGCGCCGTGCGGGCCGCCAGCGCGCAGCGGACGACCCGTTCCAGGGCGCGTACCAGGCGATCCTCTTCGGACGGGTGGTTCGGCTTGCGGATCACTTCGACGGCGCCGAGCGCCAGCGCCTCGACCGCGCGGCGCGCCTGGGAGGTCGCCGACAACAGCGCGACCGGAAGCGCCGGGGCGCGTTCCTGGAGTGCCTTCAGCGCTTCGAGGCCGCCCTGCTCGGGCAGCTCGACATCGAGCAGCACGAGATCGACGGGCCGGTCCTCGAGCTCCGCGAGGAGTTCCCGACGACTTGCCGCCTCAGCCACGACCTCGACGGACTCTTGGCCCGCCAGCATGCGTCGCACCAACGCTCGACTCGTCGAACACTCGTCCGCCACTGCGACCCGCACCGGGTCCGCCATCTGCCCCTCCCTCTCCGAGGTCCCCGGTTTCCTCGACCTAGACCCGGAAGGCGGCGACGAGTTCGTGCAGGCGGGTGGCCAGCGCGCTCATCTCGCGTGACGCGTCATCGACCCGAGAGGCGCCGCTCGCCGTGCCCTGCACCCCTCGGCTCACCTCTTCGATGCTCGTCGAGACACTGCGGGCACCGACCGAGGCTTCACTGGCACTGCGGGAGATCTCGTTCGATCCCTTGGAGAGTTCCTCCGCATTCTTGGCAACCTCTGTGGCACCCTTCGAGCACTCTCTCACATTCTGGTTCACCACCGTGGCCGCCTCCGCAGCCGAGCCCACCTCCGACGCGATACTGGCCGCGGCGCTGCGCTGGGCGGCGACCGAAGCCGCGATCTCCTGAGAGATCTCGTTGATCTCGTCGATCACGGAAACGATCTCCTGGATCGCCTCGACGGAGCTCTGGGTGGTGCCCTGCATGTCCTCGATGCGGGCTCGGATCTCGTCGGTCGCTGACGCCGTCTGCTTCGCCAGCTCCTTGACCTCGTTCGCGACGACGGCGAAACCGCGGCCCGCCTCTCCCGCCGAAGCGGCTTCGATCGTGGCGTTCAGGGCCAGCAGGTTCGTCTGTTCGGCAATGTCGTTGATCACGCCCACGACCTTGCCGATCTCCTGGGCCGAATCGCCCAGCCGACGCACCGTGTCGTTCGTGTGCTTCGCCGACTCCGCGGCACGGGTCGCAATGTCGGCTGCCTGTCCCGAGCTCTGGGCCACCGAGCCGAGCGAGGTGCTCATGTCCTCGACCGCGCCCGCCACCGAGTTCACCGATCCGGCCATGGAGTTCACGTTCTCCGAGACGGTGGAGAGGTTCGTGGACATCTCTTCCACCGCCGCTGCCACGTTCTGAACGTTCGTCGAAGACTGCTCGACGGCAGCGGCCACCGTGGCGATGTTCGAGGTCATCTGTCCGGTGGAACTCGCCACCGAATTCGTCTCCTCGCTCATCCGCGAGATCTCCGAAGCCATCTCGCCCGCAACGCCGGTGAGCTCCTCTGTGGACCCGCTCAATCGCTCGCCTTGGCCTTTGATCTCACCGAGGCCGGAGCGAAGGATCTCGAGGAGCTCGCGGAAGCGTCCTGCCAGCCTTCCGATCTCATCGTCCGAGTCGACCAAGGGCGGCTTCGTGAGATCGCCCGCGGCGGCGTGCTCCATCGACTCGAGCATCTCGTTGATCGGGCGCTTCAAGGTCGCCGTGATCCTGCGCGCGAAGAGCACGATCAGGATGCAGGCGCCCACCATCACACCACCGGCCCATTGGAGCAGGCCCCGCTCCGCCGCTGCGGTCAGCGCATGCAACTCATCGATCGCGGCGAATGCCTCTTCGGTTCCGACCTCCGCGACGATCGCCCAGCGCTGTCCAGCGAGTTCCACCGGCGCGAAGGCCGAAACGACCTGCCCGCCGTGATAGGCCTCGATGACCGCGACATCGTCCTCCCCAGCCAGCGCCTGCCGGGTGCTCTCGGTCTCGACGCTCCCCTGCTCCGGCCGCCGGTACGACGCGACGACCGAGCGATTCTCCGGGTCGCGGTACGAGTCGGAGCGCATCTTGCCGTCGGGTCCCACGAGGTAGACCTCGCCGGTCTCGCCGAGGCCGGCCCGGGCGCTCATCACCTCGGTGATGCGATCTAGCGGCATCTGGAAGATCGCGACCCCGATCTTCTTGCCCCCGTCGAAGATCGGCGACGCGATGAAGCTCGCCGGCGCCTCGTAAGAGGGCGGATACTGGGCGAAGTCGAAGAGCGCGAAGGCGTCCGGGCGCACGGCACCATTCGCCGCGCGGAAGGCCTCGCCGAAGTTGGTCTGGGCGTACGCGCCCGAGAGCAGCGACGTCGTGTAGTCGAGCTCCTTGAACACGGAGTAGACGATGTCGCCTGTGTCGGGTGCGACCAGGAAGATGTCGTAGTAGCCGAAGCGCTCGAGGTAGCTCCGGATCGCCGGGTGATAGCGCGCGTGCAGATCGTGGTATCGCGCGCGGCCGCTCGGGCGATCCATCCGGTGCTTCGACCCGAGAGGGTGCGGGTTGGCTCGGATGTAGGCGTGCTGGAGGGCAACGGAATCGTCGTCAAGCTGGGCCACCCAGCCCGCGGCCGAAGAGCCCTGCCCGTTCTGCTTCCGGTACTCCGTGTCGAACTCGCCGGTGTAGTAGGTGGCGAGCTCGATCCGCATCGCGTCGATGTCGAGATCCGCACCGTCGCGGTAGGCGTCGAACGCGACCCGGAACTCGCGCATGGCGTCGACCACCATCGGATCTTCGCTGAAGGTGACGACCTGGTCCTCGATCGTGTGGAAGTAGCGCTCGATCGACGCCTTCTTCTCGTCGCGCAACGCCACGAGTTTCGCTTCGACTTCGCTGCGTAGCGCGCCGCTGGCCAACGCGGCCTCGGCCTCGAGAGCGCTGCCGCCGCGCTGGTAGCTGATCGCGATGGCGACCACGAGCGGTACGATTCCCGCGATCAGGAACGGCGCGATCAGGCTTCGCGTCAGGATCTCGAAGAGTCTCTGCATGTCATCCCTCTTGGGCAATCGCCTCGGGTAGCCCCGTGGCGGCGAATCGTTCGTAGACAGCGTCGTCGGCGGAGAGCAGCGGCTTCGGGTTGAGGATCCCGAGCGCGCTCGATCGGGTCTTGCAGACCCCCACCACGTATGGCGCAGCGCGAGCCGAGAGGTTTGCGGGCGGCGCCTCGAGGTCGCTCCGGCTCGGCGTCACGATGTCGGTGATGCGATCGACGAGGAAGCCCATCTTGTCGTCGGCGATCTCGCCGTCCATGAACTCGGCCGTCGTCTTCAGCACCACGAGGCGGCTGCTCGCTGTGATCTCGCGCCGCGGTGCCCCGAGCCGCACCCCCAGATCGACCACGGTCACGACCTGGCCGCGGAGGTTCACGAGCCCGCGCAGGTAGGAAGGCGCCCGGCGCACGGGGGTGAGATCGAGCTGCTGATTCACCTCGCGGACGAATCCAATCGGAATCGACAGCAGGTGCCCGGCCACCTCGAACCCGACCAGTCCGCTCCGCGCGAGGCGCAGGATGTCGTCGCTCGCGTTGGGCAGCGTCACGCGGCGACCTCGCGGGGCGCGCAGACTCCAGCGGGCTCGAGGAGCAGGGTCAGGTGACCATCGACGATCGCGCGGCCGAGCAGCCCGGGCGCGGACTCTTCGACCTCCTCGAGCTGTACGACCGCGTCCACGGTGTCCACGATCCGGCTGGCGAGAATGCCGCTGCCCGCCTCCTCGCCGCGCGGGATCAGGACGAAGAGCTCGCTGGATTCGGAGGGCGTCGGGCCCACCGGAAGACGGTCCTCGAGCCGCACCACGGGGAGGCTGCGTCCGCGGTAGTCCAGGCATTCCTGTCCGCCGACGAGTTGGAGGTCCGCCCGCGAGATCCGTTCGAGCCGAAGCACCCGATGCAGGTCGATGGCGAAGTGCTCGCCGGGTGCGTTCGTGAAGAGCACCAGCTGCCGGCGTTCTGCGCCATGGGCCATGCCCTGCTGTTCCGCGTGTGCCGCGCGGGCGACGAGCTTCGATTCTTCGAGACGCAGCTCCGCGACGGTCGCCAGGCCCGCAGCATCGAGAATCATGGCGACGCAACCGTCTCCCATGATCGTGGCTCCCGCGTAGATCCCGCACTCGTCAAAAAGGTTCGAGAGTGGTTTGACCACGACTTCCTCGCTGTCGAGGATCGCGTCGACCACCAGGCCGAAGTGGGCCTCGCCCACCTGCAGGACGACGATCTGCAGGGAGCCGGCTTCCTCGCCTTCCCCGCCCCGCGGCGGCCCCGCTTCGCGGTTGGGCTCCGGAGACCCGCCGAGGACCTCGGCGAGGCGAACGATGGGAAGCAGGTGCCCGCGTAGGCGCACCACCTCGGCATCGTTGACGTGGGCGAGCCGGCGTTCGTGATCCTCGGCCCGAACCCGGATCAACTCGACGAGATTCACCTGGGGGATCGCGAAGCGCTCTCCGTCCGCGGACACGATCAGCGAAGGGATGATCGCAAGCGTGAGGGGAAGCCGGATCGTCAGCTTCGACCCTTGGCCCGGCTCGCTCTCGAGATCGATCTTCCCGCCCAGGCGGGCGATATTCGTCTTCACGACGTCCATGCCGACGCCGCGTCCGGAAACGTCGGTCACCTTCTTCTTCGTGGTGAAGCCAGCCGCGAAGATCAGCATCCGCGCCTTGTTGTCGCTCAGGGCGTTCGCTTCTTCTCGCGTCAGCACGCCGCGCTCCACGGCCACCTGACGGGTCTTCGCCGGGTCGATGCCGGCGCCGTCGTCCTCGATCTCGATGTGGACCTGCCCGCCCTCGTGGAACGCCCGTAGGGTGATCTGCCCCTGGCGCGGCTTCCCCGCGGCTTCGCGGAGGTCGGGCGTCTCGATCCCGTGATCGAGCGCGTTGCGGATCAGATGCGTCAGCGGGTCGGAGAGCAGCTCGACGATGGACTTGTCGAGCTCGACGTCCGACCCCTCGATCGAGAGATCGACCTCCTTGGAGAGGGAGCGCGAGAGGTCGCGCACGATCCGCGTGAATTTGTTGAAGACCAGGCCCATCGCCTGCATCCGCGTATTGACGATGTTGCCCTGGAGCTCGCTCGTGATCTGGTCGAGATCCTGGAGCACTGCGTTCGTGGTCGAGTCGGCGGTCTTCGCGACGCAGCGGAGGAGCTGGTTGCGCGAGAGCACCAGTTCTCCTGCCAGATTCATCAGCCGGTCCAGCAGCCGGACGTTCACTCGGACGGATTCGGTGGCAGGAGCGGAACCGCTCGTTGGCTGCACGGCGCTGGCCGACTCGCTGGGCGCCGTCGCCTCCGTGGGGGCACCTTTCGGGTCCGACGCGGAAGGCGCTGTAGCGGGCGGCTTCTTGGGGCGCGAGGCCGGCTTCGCCACGGGGAACACGGCATCGGGGTCGAGCCCGACCTCCTGGGCCAGATCCGCCGGCTCGGCGAGTGCCTTCACGAGGAGCTCCGAGCCCCCGTCTTCGTGCGCCGCCTCCTGCACCAGATCCGCGCAGGTCGTGAGCCGCTCGCGGAAGGCGCTGCTCCAGGGGTCGTCGGCGAGCTGGTCCGCCGTCAGTCGAATGCGAAGGAGCCGCTGGCCGAAGCGTCGCGCGTCCTTCCACTGCTCTCGGGTGGCGGTCAGCACGAAGTCGCGGTTCCGCCCCTGGGCCGCCGGCGAGGTGGGTGTGTCGACGGGAGCGTTCGACGCCCCTGCCCCTGTGCCATCGCGCCCCAGCTGCTCCATGCAGGCCGAGATCTCGGGCTCGACGTCCAACTCGAGCGCTTCCGGCAGGGCGTCGAGCAACGCGGCAAGTTTGTCCAGGCCCCGCAGGAGAACGTCGACCATGGGCGGCGCGAACGGCAGCACGCCGTCCCGCACGGGCATGAGCAGCGTCTCCATGGCGTGGGCCAGGCCCTGGATCCGATCCAGACCGAAGAAGCCCGCGGTGCCCTTGACGCTGTGGACCGCCCGGAAGACCTCGTGGATCAGCTCGGTGCGGCGCGCGTCGGGCGCGTGCTCCATCTCGAGCAGCGCCGGCTCGACGACGTTCAGGTGCTCTTGTGACTCGACCTTGAACTCGAGGAGCAGGCTCGCGTCGGAATCGCTCATGGCCGACTAGTCGAGGACGGCCGAAACGACGTCTTCGAGCTGGTCAGCGGTGCACGGCTTCGGGACACAGCCCGACGCCCCATGCTCGACGAACAAGCGAACCGACTCCGGAGTGCTCTCGGTCGTGATCATGACGACCGGAATGCTGTCCAGCGTCCCCCGCTCCTTGAGCGCGTCGAGGAACTCGATCCCATTCATATTGGGCATGTTGACGTCGCTGAAGATCACATCGACGTCGTTCTTGTCGAGCACTTCGAGGGCTTCGAGGCCATCGCCTGCCTCGTAGAGCTCGGTCGCCTTGTAGCCTGCCTGTCGCAGACAACGCGTGATGATCTTTCGCATCGTCGCGGAGTCGTCGACGATCAGCACACGCATGCGGCCCCCCCTGTGCCTGGCGACGCACGCGGCGCCGGCGCTTCTCGTATCGGAGGAGGCGTTGCGTGCTGAATCACTCTGGGGCGATCCGCCGCCTCTTGCCGATTCGATTGGACGCATCTCGTACGCGCTTTCCTGGGTTTCGCGCGGCGGAACCCCGGATCAATGCCACCGCCAACCCCGCCGAAGAAGGATGACGCTTTGCAGACACGCGCGTCTGTTCGAGGGGACTCATGCCGTTGCCCGCCCAGTGCACCGAAGAGAAGGCCCAGACCCTGATCGCCGCCCTGCTCGGCAAGGCGATCCAGAAGAGCCCGGCGGAAGCGGCGCAGCTGCTTTCGAGCGCACCGCTCGCGGTCGCGTCCTATGGGGACGACTCGGGTTCGACCCAGGCGTGGGCGGTGTGCGACCTCGATTTCGCAGCGAACGCGGCGATGGCGCTCATCCTGGCCGCGCCGAACCGGGCGGAAGAGCTGACAAAGGCGGGACGCTTCGACGAGCAGATCCTCGAGAACCTGGGTGAGATCTTCAACGTCCTCGCCCAGCTCTTCGCTCAGTCGGACGGAAGCCAGTGGAAGCTGCTCGGCGTCGAGGCCGAGGCGGCTCCGGGATCGAAGCAGGCGAGCTGGTGCTTCCACGCGGACATCGCGGGCTATGGCGGCGGCCGGATCGCCGTCTTCCTCGCTGAGTAGCCGCCCGCTCGCCGCCTCGGCGGGCGCGAAGCGAATTGGCGCCCCCGGCAGGACTCGAACCTGCGACGCACGGTTTAGGAAACCGACGCTCTATCCATCTGAGCTACGGGGGCCTCTGGCGGAACGTATCGCCTTGGGCGGGGAGCGCGACACCGCTCGAAGCGCGCCCTCGAGAGGCCGGAAGACCGCTCGCGGAGCTGCGTCCCGCGAATCCCCTGTGAACCCCCAGCCCTGGCCCGAGGCGCTCCCCGGCAGACTCGGCCGGGCGAGGCGCGGCGCGGACCCCGCGGTGCATTCGCTCGCGAAGGAGGTTCCGTGTTGGTTTCGAGTCGACTTTCGAGGAGTGTGGCTTGCGCGCTCCTGCTGGGCCTCGCTCCCGCCTGGGCCTCCGCCGAGCTCTGGACCCTCAGCTCGATCATCACCCAGATCAACACGCCGCACCCCGAGACCTCGCTGGGGCAGACGGTGCTGGTCCAGGTCGATATCGACCCCCTGGCCGCCGACATCGACCCGAATCCGAACGCGGGTGCCTACACGCCCGACGACTACACGGTCTTCTTCTTCGGGAACAACGGTCCTCACCTATCGCAGGGCGTGACCCTGTTCACCCAGCTGCTCGTGCACAATGACATCTCCGGGCCGCCGCCCCTGATCCGCGACCAGCTTGTCGGTATCGGCTACGTGAGCATGCCGTCGCTGTCGGCCGCGCCGGATGACGAGATGCTCGCCCAGTTCTTCCTCAGCGAGGACGACGCGGTGGCCCCAACGGTGCTCCTGAACGACGACCTGCCCCACCCGATCACGCCACCGCTGGCAGACTTCACGGCAGAACGGACCCTGTTCGTGGGTGGGGACGGCTACAGCTTCATCGCCACGGTCACCGCCTTCGGCAACTCCGGTGCGTCACCGCCGACGCCCGTCCTGCCCACGAGCATGGTCACAAACGCGAACGGCACCATCAGCTGGTTCTTTGCCAATGGCGCCGAACTCTGTGTCTCGGGCTGCTGGGTCGACCCGCCGATCGCGACTTCCTACACCTACGCGGTCACCAGCGGTGGCCTCTTCCACGCCATCAACGACTTCCCCACCGGCTTCAGCGCCGACTTCGAGGTCTCGGTGGGTGGCAGCTCGCTGGGCACCTTCGGCCCCGGCGACTCGGTCGACTTCACGACCTTCCCGGGTGGCGGCGTGACGAGTTTCGAGGTGTCGGGGATCTCGCCGGGCGTGAACGCCGAGGACGCCGCCGCCTTCCCGCTCCAGGTGACCCTGGATTCCGCGACGACTGCGTTCTCGATGACCTCCGGGCCCGGACTCCCGTCCGTACCCGTGATGGGCTTCCTCGCTCGCGCGCTGGCCGTCGCGACGCTCGTCCTCGCCGGGTCGGCGGGGATCTCCTGGCGAAGGAGCCGGCGCTCGCTCCGCGCCTGAGCCGCGCACGAACGCGGCCAGGCCGATCCCCTGTGAACCCCCAGCGCCGTGGTCACCTCGGGCACTGCAGAGTGTCCCGCAAGTCGGGTACGGGCCGAAGACCCGTGTCCAGACCAAGGAGACCCGCACGTGTTCACCTGCACTCGATTGGTTCCGCGACGCGTCCTCGGCGCGTTCTCGATCCTTTGGCTCGCGCTCTGCCTGATTCCACTGCGCGGCGCGGCCGAGCTCTGGACCTTGAACTCAATCATCACGGACATCAATACGCCGCACCCGGCCGTCTCGCTGGGGCAGTCCGTGCTCGTACAGGTCGAGATCGATCCCTCCCAGCCGGATATGGACCCGGGCAACCCGAACAACGGTGCGTACTCCTTCGACGACTTCACCGTGTTCTTCTTCGGGAACAACGGACCCAACCTCTCGCAGGGGATCTCGCTCTTCGCCTCACTCGCCGTCGTCGACGACCAGAGCATTCCGGGCTCGATGCTGCGCGATCAGCTCTACGGCCTGGGCTACATCCGCATGCCGTCGCTCTCGGCCGCTCCCTTCGACGAGATGCTCGCCCAGTTCTTCCTCACCGAAGACGACACGGTGGCACCGACGGTGTTGCTCGACGACGGCATTCCCGACCCGGTGACGCCGCCGCTCGGGGACTTTACGACCAACCGCACGATCACGTTCCTCGGGAACGGCTACGCCTTCCTCGCCACGGTCACCGCGTTCGGCAACGCGGGGGCCTCGCCGCCCACGCCCGTCCTTCCGACGAGCATGGTCACGAACGCGAACGGCACCATCACCTGGATCTTCGCCAACGGCGCCGAGCTCTGTGTCTCGGGCTGCTGGGTCGACCCCCCGATCGCGACTTCCTACACCTACGCGGTCACGAGCGGTGGCCTCTTCCACGCCATCAACGACTTTCCCACCGGCTTCAGCCCCGACTTCGAGGTCTCGGTGGGCGGCAGCTCACTCGGCACCTTCGGCCCTGGCGACTCGGTCGACTTCACGACCTTCCCGGGCGGCGGCGTGACGAGCTTCGAGGTCTCGGGAATCTCGCCGGGGGTGGATGCCGAAGACCCCGCGGCCTTCCCGCTCCAGGTGACCCTCGATTCGTCCACGACGGCGTTCTCGATGACGTCGGGGCCCGCGTCCGTCCCGGTGCCGATGCTCGGCTTCCTAGGGCGCGCACTGGCCGTCGCGACGCTCGTCCTCGCGGGGTCCGCCGGCATCGCCTGGCGCCGCTCGCGCGGCTGACCCGTCGCAGCCCGGTCGCTGTCGGGCACGCTGCTCGAGGTCAGGACAGGCCGAGCTCGTCCTTGTTGCGGTACCAGACGATCCCGAGGATCCGCATCTCGACCATCAACAGGTAGAAGAAGGTCGCCTGGAGAAGCGGCACACCCACCAGCGAAGGCACCATCGCGTCGAGGACGCCCATGCCCAGCTGGCCGAGGACCGCCATCGGGAGCAGGACCGCACAGGCGATCCAGTAGGTCGCGTTGATCTTGAACAGGAGCGGCACGACCGTGAGCGGCGTGATCGCCAGGAAGTTCCCCGAGACCGACGCCGCGATCCACGCCATCGGTGCGTAGAGCGCGCCGGCCACCAACAGCCCCGCCGCGAGCGCGCCCCGACCCTGCCCGGCAGCCCATGCGGCCGGACCGAAGGAAAGGAAGGTGGTCGCCGAGGCGAGCACCACGGGCCAGGCGATCTCGAAGATCGTCGACGTATCGGGCCACTGGGGCGCCGTACTGCGACCGTCGGCAGTCGAGCGGATCACCGCCATGCCGTAGGCGAGGAAGAGCCCGAAGCCGAGCAGCGAGCCGAGCCCCGCGGCGAAGAACTGGAACAGCGAGGCGACCGCCGTGCCCCCCAGCAGGATCAGTGGGCCGCTGTCCCGCAGCGGATAGACCCAGGCATCGACGAACGCACCCGAGAGCTCGTCCTCGGAGACCTCGACGCCCGCCACCACCGCAGTGCAGAGCTCGCCGCAGGACTTGCAGCTGTCGACCTGCGTGCGGCCGTAGGTCTTGATCACCACGCAATCGGGGCACAGGACCGACTCGCAGCCCACACACATCCAGACCGCGTCCGCGCCGGGATGATTCGCGCACTCGAACGCCATGGGCCCTCCGTCGGTTTCCCTCGACTGTCCTTCTCTCGAAGGTCGTCGGGCCGGCTGTGCCGCTTTAGCCACAGGGAGCCACGGCGACACGAAAGAGCGTCCCGCGGTCGGGAGGCGCTCGGAGGAGCCGCCTGGCCTGGAGCCGGTGGCGGGGCGGGTTTCCCCATGGCAGCCGTCGCGCCTGCTGGAAGAATCAAAACGACACGATTCTGTGAAGCCAGCGTACAATGATGGAGTGAGTCGGGACCGTTCGGCATCCAGCGAGTTCGGGGCGCTCAGCGCGGGAGCTGCTTCGCGCGTGGATCTCTGGAGCCGGATCATCGATGCGGCGTCCGTCGCGAGCATGGCCGAGGTCGGCGTCTGGCGCGGAGACTTCTCGCGAGAGATCCTGACCCGCTGCACGGCCCTGCAGCGTTACGTCATGATCGACCCCTGGGCCCATCTCAGCGATTGGAACAAGCCCTACAACACGGAGCAGCGGCGCTTCGACGAGATCTACGCCGAGGCCATGCAGCAGACCGAGTTTGCGGCGAGCAAGCGTGAGGTCCTCCGCGGCCGTACCAAGGACGTCGCGGCGAGCATCCCGGACGGATCCCTCGACTTCGTCTACATCGACGGAGACCACACGCTGCGCGGCATCGCGATCGATCTGATCCAGCTGCTTCCCAAGGTTCGCGAGGGCGGTCTCATCGGCGGCGACGACTTCACCCCCGACCCCTGGCAACACGATCTTCGCTTCGAACCCACCCTGGTCTGTCCTTTCGGCGTCTATTTCGCGGAAGCGATGGACCTGCCGATTACCGCGTTGCCGTGCGCGCAGTTCGTGATCGAGAAGAGAACCGGCGCG contains:
- a CDS encoding response regulator, translated to MRVLIVDDSATMRKIITRCLRQAGYKATELYEAGDGLEALEVLDKNDVDVIFSDVNMPNMNGIEFLDALKERGTLDSIPVVMITTESTPESVRLFVEHGASGCVPKPCTADQLEDVVSAVLD
- a CDS encoding chemotaxis protein CheW, yielding MTLPNASDDILRLARSGLVGFEVAGHLLSIPIGFVREVNQQLDLTPVRRAPSYLRGLVNLRGQVVTVVDLGVRLGAPRREITASSRLVVLKTTAEFMDGEIADDKMGFLVDRITDIVTPSRSDLEAPPANLSARAAPYVVGVCKTRSSALGILNPKPLLSADDAVYERFAATGLPEAIAQEG
- a CDS encoding methyl-accepting chemotaxis protein, yielding MQRLFEILTRSLIAPFLIAGIVPLVVAIAISYQRGGSALEAEAALASGALRSEVEAKLVALRDEKKASIERYFHTIEDQVVTFSEDPMVVDAMREFRVAFDAYRDGADLDIDAMRIELATYYTGEFDTEYRKQNGQGSSAAGWVAQLDDDSVALQHAYIRANPHPLGSKHRMDRPSGRARYHDLHARYHPAIRSYLERFGYYDIFLVAPDTGDIVYSVFKELDYTTSLLSGAYAQTNFGEAFRAANGAVRPDAFALFDFAQYPPSYEAPASFIASPIFDGGKKIGVAIFQMPLDRITEVMSARAGLGETGEVYLVGPDGKMRSDSYRDPENRSVVASYRRPEQGSVETESTRQALAGEDDVAVIEAYHGGQVVSAFAPVELAGQRWAIVAEVGTEEAFAAIDELHALTAAAERGLLQWAGGVMVGACILIVLFARRITATLKRPINEMLESMEHAAAGDLTKPPLVDSDDEIGRLAGRFRELLEILRSGLGEIKGQGERLSGSTEELTGVAGEMASEISRMSEETNSVASSTGQMTSNIATVAAAVEQSSTNVQNVAAAVEEMSTNLSTVSENVNSMAGSVNSVAGAVEDMSTSLGSVAQSSGQAADIATRAAESAKHTNDTVRRLGDSAQEIGKVVGVINDIAEQTNLLALNATIEAASAGEAGRGFAVVANEVKELAKQTASATDEIRARIEDMQGTTQSSVEAIQEIVSVIDEINEISQEIAASVAAQRSAAASIASEVGSAAEAATVVNQNVRECSKGATEVAKNAEELSKGSNEISRSASEASVGARSVSTSIEEVSRGVQGTASGASRVDDASREMSALATRLHELVAAFRV
- a CDS encoding CheR family methyltransferase, translated to MSAPNLSDAEFDDLRAYLQRETGIAIAADKSYLIETRLADLVTSEGLESYGSLLAHLSGPEASLWRERLVDAMTTNETLWFRDDGPWRVLEDVFLPIFVERLRDGASGKIRIWCAGCSTGQEPYSVAMTVAGWLARQDDPVDATCFEILGSDISPSAIFSAVAGRYDAFAAKRGLSEDARERYFSTRGNALEVRPEIRQMVAFERRNLADDFSALGTMDLVFCRNVLIYFANELRRDVIARLETTIRPGGGLLLGGAESLHGVSEAFSVESLEGSVYYLREGGAA
- a CDS encoding B-box zinc finger protein, giving the protein MAFECANHPGADAVWMCVGCESVLCPDCVVIKTYGRTQVDSCKSCGELCTAVVAGVEVSEDELSGAFVDAWVYPLRDSGPLILLGGTAVASLFQFFAAGLGSLLGFGLFLAYGMAVIRSTADGRSTAPQWPDTSTIFEIAWPVVLASATTFLSFGPAAWAAGQGRGALAAGLLVAGALYAPMAWIAASVSGNFLAITPLTVVPLLFKINATYWIACAVLLPMAVLGQLGMGVLDAMVPSLVGVPLLQATFFYLLMVEMRILGIVWYRNKDELGLS
- a CDS encoding chemotaxis protein CheB, whose amino-acid sequence is MADPVRVAVADECSTSRALVRRMLAGQESVEVVAEAASRRELLAELEDRPVDLVLLDVELPEQGGLEALKALQERAPALPVALLSATSQARRAVEALALGAVEVIRKPNHPSEEDRLVRALERVVRCALAARTAQPVSAAESEPRPVAPEPRSGSLSETPELVVMGVSTGGPRALRTVLSSLSPSFPLPIVVIQHMAEGFTSSLALSLNADCALPVREVQPGDRARAGGVYVAPGGRHLELGPRAGEEGEFTLRIFEGEPENGGRPSIDRFLRSTARRVDRPVLSVLLTGMGTDGAHGVQATKEASTSYCLAQDEASSVVWGIPRSGLELGVVDEVLALDAIGERLEALASGDPA
- a CDS encoding chemotaxis protein CheA gives rise to the protein MSDSDASLLLEFKVESQEHLNVVEPALLEMEHAPDARRTELIHEVFRAVHSVKGTAGFFGLDRIQGLAHAMETLLMPVRDGVLPFAPPMVDVLLRGLDKLAALLDALPEALELDVEPEISACMEQLGRDGTGAGASNAPVDTPTSPAAQGRNRDFVLTATREQWKDARRFGQRLLRIRLTADQLADDPWSSAFRERLTTCADLVQEAAHEDGGSELLVKALAEPADLAQEVGLDPDAVFPVAKPASRPKKPPATAPSASDPKGAPTEATAPSESASAVQPTSGSAPATESVRVNVRLLDRLMNLAGELVLSRNQLLRCVAKTADSTTNAVLQDLDQITSELQGNIVNTRMQAMGLVFNKFTRIVRDLSRSLSKEVDLSIEGSDVELDKSIVELLSDPLTHLIRNALDHGIETPDLREAAGKPRQGQITLRAFHEGGQVHIEIEDDGAGIDPAKTRQVAVERGVLTREEANALSDNKARMLIFAAGFTTKKKVTDVSGRGVGMDVVKTNIARLGGKIDLESEPGQGSKLTIRLPLTLAIIPSLIVSADGERFAIPQVNLVELIRVRAEDHERRLAHVNDAEVVRLRGHLLPIVRLAEVLGGSPEPNREAGPPRGGEGEEAGSLQIVVLQVGEAHFGLVVDAILDSEEVVVKPLSNLFDECGIYAGATIMGDGCVAMILDAAGLATVAELRLEESKLVARAAHAEQQGMAHGAERRQLVLFTNAPGEHFAIDLHRVLRLERISRADLQLVGGQECLDYRGRSLPVVRLEDRLPVGPTPSESSELFVLIPRGEEAGSGILASRIVDTVDAVVQLEEVEESAPGLLGRAIVDGHLTLLLEPAGVCAPREVAA